In a single window of the Micrococcaceae bacterium Sec5.7 genome:
- the ruvC gene encoding crossover junction endodeoxyribonuclease RuvC, with product MTLRVLGVDPGLTRCGIGVVDVEKNRRATMVAVGVVGSSPHETLDQRLLVIALAIDEWLDRYEPDVLAVERVFSQLNVSTVMGVAQASGVVIAAAARRGIPVALHTPSEVKAAVTGSGTANKDAVTKLVTKILRLEAPPRPADAADALALAITHAWRAGSGAAVATTGPGSESLTPAQRAWAEAEAKARRAR from the coding sequence ATGACTCTGCGTGTATTGGGAGTTGATCCGGGCCTCACCCGTTGCGGCATCGGCGTTGTCGATGTTGAAAAGAACCGCAGGGCCACCATGGTGGCGGTCGGGGTAGTGGGTTCCTCGCCGCACGAGACGCTTGACCAGCGGCTGCTGGTCATAGCCCTGGCCATCGACGAATGGCTGGACCGCTACGAACCCGACGTTCTGGCCGTGGAGCGTGTCTTCTCGCAGCTCAACGTCAGCACCGTTATGGGCGTGGCGCAGGCGTCCGGCGTGGTGATCGCAGCGGCAGCACGGCGCGGCATACCGGTAGCCCTCCACACGCCGTCGGAAGTCAAAGCGGCCGTCACCGGCAGTGGAACCGCCAATAAGGACGCCGTGACCAAACTGGTGACCAAGATCCTCAGGCTTGAGGCACCGCCGAGGCCTGCCGATGCCGCAGATGCATTGGCGCTTGCCATCACCCACGCATGGCGTGCCGGGAGCGGCGCCGCTGTGGCCACCACCGGCCCCGGAAGCGAGTCGCTCACGCCGGCCCAGCGTGCCTGGGCGGAGGCCGAGGCAAAGGCGCGCCGTGCACGCTGA
- a CDS encoding YebC/PmpR family DNA-binding transcriptional regulator encodes MSGHSKWATTKHKKAILDSRRAKSFAKLIKNIEVAARMGGPDLAGNPGLELAVTKAKKTSVPADNIERAVKRGAGLTGEVVDYTEIMYEARGPQGSALLIECLTDNKNRAASEVRLAISRNGGTMADQGSVNYLFTRKGVVSLPKNELTEDDVLMAVLEAGAEEVKDNGDSFEIHSEPTDLQAVRDALKEAGMEYETDEAEFVPTMQVPLDLESAKKFMKLVDALEELDDVQNVYSNADLSDEVQAALEAE; translated from the coding sequence ATGTCAGGCCACTCCAAATGGGCGACGACCAAGCACAAGAAGGCCATCCTCGACAGCCGCCGGGCGAAGTCGTTCGCCAAGCTGATCAAGAACATCGAAGTCGCGGCGCGCATGGGCGGACCGGACCTTGCCGGCAACCCCGGCCTGGAATTGGCTGTCACCAAGGCCAAGAAGACCTCCGTCCCCGCCGACAACATTGAGCGCGCCGTCAAGCGTGGCGCAGGCCTCACCGGCGAAGTGGTGGACTACACCGAGATCATGTACGAGGCCCGTGGCCCGCAGGGCTCGGCACTGCTGATCGAATGCCTGACCGACAACAAGAACCGTGCGGCCTCGGAAGTCAGGCTGGCCATCTCCCGCAACGGCGGCACCATGGCCGACCAGGGCTCGGTCAACTACCTGTTTACCCGCAAGGGTGTTGTGTCGCTGCCCAAGAACGAACTCACCGAAGACGATGTCCTGATGGCCGTCCTCGAAGCCGGGGCCGAGGAAGTCAAGGACAACGGCGACTCCTTCGAAATCCACTCTGAACCCACCGACCTTCAGGCCGTCCGCGATGCCCTGAAGGAAGCCGGAATGGAGTACGAAACCGACGAAGCCGAATTTGTGCCGACCATGCAGGTTCCGCTTGACCTGGAAAGCGCCAAGAAATTCATGAAGCTCGTGGACGCGCTCGAAGAGCTCGACGACGTCCAGAACGTCTACAGCAACGCTGACCTCAGCGACGAAGTGCAGGCCGCACTGGAAGCTGAGTGA
- the pdxT gene encoding pyridoxal 5'-phosphate synthase glutaminase subunit PdxT, which yields MTNPLSAAASRVGSGLRIGVLALQGDFREHLHAVEASGATGVGIRRPAELDGLDGLIIPGGESTTIDKLARIFELADPLRERIATGLPVYGSCAGMILLANEIADPATDLAGNAQQTFGGLDITVRRNAFGRQRESFETDLDFKGLDFSATDSGVPPVHAVFIRGPWVERVGEGVEVLAQVEPADAAHASHAAALQGTARIVAVRSGHLLATSFHPEVTGEKRVHELFIRMIRGEA from the coding sequence ATGACCAATCCCCTTTCAGCGGCTGCTTCCCGCGTGGGCTCGGGCCTGCGAATCGGTGTCCTGGCGCTCCAGGGCGACTTCCGCGAACACCTCCATGCCGTAGAAGCGTCCGGCGCCACCGGCGTCGGAATCAGGCGTCCGGCGGAACTTGACGGACTCGACGGACTGATCATCCCGGGCGGCGAATCCACCACCATTGACAAGCTGGCCCGCATTTTTGAACTGGCGGATCCGCTGCGTGAGCGGATAGCCACCGGGCTGCCGGTGTACGGTTCATGCGCCGGAATGATCCTGCTTGCCAATGAGATCGCGGATCCGGCAACCGACCTGGCAGGCAACGCCCAGCAGACTTTCGGCGGGCTTGACATCACGGTCCGCCGCAACGCTTTTGGCCGGCAGCGCGAATCGTTCGAGACCGACCTTGACTTCAAGGGGCTCGACTTCAGCGCCACGGATTCCGGAGTACCCCCGGTGCACGCTGTGTTCATCCGCGGGCCGTGGGTGGAACGTGTAGGTGAAGGGGTTGAGGTGCTGGCCCAGGTGGAACCCGCGGATGCCGCCCACGCCTCACACGCAGCTGCATTGCAAGGGACGGCTAGAATTGTGGCAGTACGTTCCGGCCACCTGCTGGCCACCTCCTTCCACCCGGAAGTGACTGGGGAAAAACGTGTGCACGAACTTTTTATCCGAATGATCAGAGGAGAAGCGTAA
- a CDS encoding MurT ligase domain-containing protein encodes MLYFSIPLGKLVRRVSRLRGGGSALPGLVVEKIDPGFMQRTLSTLPRGVAVVSGTNGKTTTTKMVVELLESQGLKVFTNRTGSNFTRGVAAALLGEVDWRGRLHADVAVLELDEAHAVHFVNRVPPRYSLLLNVLRDQLDRFGEIDKTAQLLQRIASKTTGTVVLNREDPRVAGIAATLDGPEVLYFGLDDSLLSTFPNDDDMRTVPGAPGPAAVPEKPHADVVLRRVGADSADFEYDGVTVTTAMKLRGVYNIFNAAAALTLARSISGSDGAATDHDTLLEALSRVAPAFGRGESLTVDGLSLDLILVKNPSGFRLGLKSFPSAGYATMIAINDNYADGRDMSWLWDVEFESLRDGGVDQLTGSRAYDMALRLQYDGVRIDAVQPDIAPALAAFIRDAKGKPKRVFCTYTAMLAIRRELSKITTVEVVS; translated from the coding sequence ATGCTTTACTTCAGTATTCCGCTCGGCAAGCTGGTTCGCCGGGTCTCGCGGCTCAGGGGCGGAGGCTCTGCCCTCCCCGGGCTCGTGGTCGAGAAAATCGACCCCGGCTTTATGCAACGGACACTGTCCACGCTCCCCCGCGGTGTGGCGGTGGTCAGCGGCACGAACGGCAAGACAACAACCACCAAAATGGTGGTTGAACTGCTGGAGAGCCAGGGCCTGAAGGTCTTTACCAACCGCACGGGCAGCAATTTCACCCGAGGCGTTGCAGCCGCGCTCCTGGGCGAAGTTGATTGGCGCGGGCGCCTGCACGCGGACGTCGCCGTGCTTGAACTGGACGAGGCCCACGCTGTTCACTTCGTCAACAGGGTTCCGCCGCGCTACAGCCTCCTGCTCAACGTGCTGCGCGACCAGCTGGACCGTTTCGGCGAGATCGACAAAACAGCCCAGCTGCTGCAGCGCATTGCCTCCAAGACCACCGGCACTGTGGTCCTCAACCGTGAGGATCCGCGTGTGGCGGGAATCGCCGCCACCCTTGATGGGCCCGAGGTCCTTTACTTTGGCCTTGACGACTCGCTGCTCAGCACTTTCCCCAACGACGACGACATGCGGACCGTCCCCGGTGCCCCTGGACCGGCGGCTGTCCCTGAAAAGCCGCATGCCGACGTCGTCCTCCGCCGGGTGGGTGCGGACAGCGCTGACTTTGAGTACGACGGCGTCACGGTCACCACTGCGATGAAGCTCCGTGGTGTATACAACATCTTCAACGCGGCGGCGGCGCTGACGCTGGCGCGCAGTATTTCCGGCAGCGACGGCGCCGCCACGGACCACGACACCCTGCTGGAGGCACTGTCCCGGGTGGCCCCCGCCTTTGGCCGCGGTGAAAGCCTGACTGTTGACGGACTCTCGCTGGATCTCATCCTGGTCAAAAACCCCAGCGGGTTCCGGCTCGGCCTGAAATCCTTCCCGTCCGCCGGCTATGCCACCATGATCGCCATCAACGACAACTATGCCGACGGACGCGACATGTCGTGGCTGTGGGACGTTGAGTTCGAATCACTGCGCGACGGCGGTGTGGACCAGCTGACGGGGTCCCGCGCCTATGACATGGCACTGAGGCTCCAGTATGACGGGGTCCGCATCGACGCCGTCCAGCCGGACATCGCACCGGCACTGGCCGCCTTCATCCGTGATGCAAAGGGCAAACCCAAACGCGTCTTCTGCACCTACACGGCCATGTTGGCCATCCGCCGCGAGCTGTCCAAAATCACCACAGTGGAAGTGGTCTCATGA
- a CDS encoding glutamine amidotransferase has translation MNPLSESNVSEPGSKGTIRVLQLYPRDMNIYGDWGNALVLRQRLYWHGYTPELLEYNVGDEFPQDIDLIVGGGGQDSGQLVIQDDLLARADVLKELAEDGTPILVICGLYQLFGRFFKTHTGSVIPGIGILDVETHGTDERLIGNVKVATKEFGEVLGYENHSGQTTLGPGVEPLGTVAKGTGNNSTDGQEGARYRNVVASYLHGSLLPKNPAIADFLIRTAVERKYGSFTAGAPDDHYAVLARDHAARRPR, from the coding sequence ATGAACCCCTTGTCAGAGTCGAACGTGTCAGAACCGGGCAGCAAAGGCACCATCCGTGTGCTTCAGCTCTACCCGCGCGACATGAACATCTACGGCGACTGGGGCAACGCCCTGGTCCTGCGGCAGCGGCTGTACTGGCACGGCTACACACCGGAGCTCCTGGAGTACAACGTCGGTGACGAGTTTCCGCAGGACATCGATTTGATTGTTGGCGGCGGCGGCCAGGACAGCGGGCAGCTGGTGATCCAGGATGATCTGCTGGCGCGGGCTGATGTGCTAAAGGAACTGGCCGAGGACGGCACCCCCATTCTGGTCATCTGCGGCCTTTATCAGCTGTTCGGCCGCTTCTTCAAAACCCATACCGGCTCGGTGATTCCGGGCATCGGGATTCTTGACGTCGAGACCCACGGAACCGATGAGAGGCTCATCGGGAACGTGAAGGTGGCCACCAAGGAATTCGGCGAGGTGCTGGGGTATGAGAACCACAGCGGACAGACAACCCTTGGGCCTGGCGTGGAACCCCTTGGCACCGTGGCCAAAGGCACCGGCAACAACAGCACCGACGGGCAGGAAGGGGCACGCTACCGCAACGTGGTGGCCAGCTATCTGCACGGATCCCTGCTCCCCAAAAACCCGGCCATTGCCGATTTCCTGATCCGCACCGCCGTCGAACGTAAGTACGGCAGCTTCACCGCCGGTGCGCCGGATGATCACTACGCGGTGCTGGCCCGGGACCACGCGGCCCGCCGGCCGCGCTGA
- a CDS encoding CapA family protein encodes MGNRLKTSSVRTASVMAAVALMVSLASCGLIAEQESPDGNPPRASSTPTASTPTATPAPTPTPTPGAGPACKSIRCTSVLVTGDMLVHAQLWQQAQEDAAAAGKAGLDFVPLLEGQRRYIKASDLAICHQETPVAGPGGPFSAYPSFNVPPQIVAASKNLGYRACTTASNHTIDRGTDGLLRTLDALDAAGLKHTGSYRTEADSKGILMLQTAAAKIAIVQGTYGLNGQFPEQDWQVDMLDAPTMIAKAKRAKALGADIVLGAMHAGDEYVSVANAQQKEVAHALVDSGQFTMIYGHHTHSVLPIEKYKGTWIVYGLGNGITELSPTYVANNEGLLVRAQFSQDTAGKWTASDLGWAPSVIVRGPYRWCSVAADAPQGVCATAEADAATRLRTKTVVESMGAAAAGAHELLITKQP; translated from the coding sequence ATGGGGAACAGACTCAAAACGTCTTCCGTCCGCACAGCCTCGGTCATGGCGGCCGTGGCACTAATGGTGTCGCTGGCGTCCTGCGGACTGATAGCCGAGCAGGAGAGTCCCGACGGCAACCCGCCGCGGGCCTCATCAACACCCACGGCCTCAACACCCACAGCCACGCCTGCTCCCACCCCCACGCCTACTCCCGGCGCAGGCCCAGCGTGTAAATCGATCCGCTGTACCTCCGTGCTGGTCACCGGGGACATGCTCGTGCACGCCCAGCTGTGGCAGCAGGCCCAAGAGGACGCAGCGGCCGCCGGCAAGGCCGGACTGGACTTCGTGCCGTTGCTGGAAGGCCAGCGCCGCTACATCAAGGCCAGCGACCTCGCCATTTGCCACCAGGAGACTCCGGTTGCCGGGCCCGGGGGTCCCTTCTCGGCATACCCGTCCTTTAACGTCCCGCCGCAGATTGTCGCAGCCTCGAAGAATCTGGGCTATCGCGCCTGCACCACCGCCAGCAACCACACCATCGACCGTGGCACCGACGGACTGCTCCGCACCCTGGACGCCCTGGATGCCGCGGGCCTGAAGCATACCGGCTCCTACCGGACCGAGGCGGACTCCAAAGGCATTCTGATGCTGCAGACCGCAGCGGCCAAAATCGCGATCGTGCAGGGCACCTACGGCCTCAACGGGCAGTTCCCGGAACAGGATTGGCAGGTGGACATGCTGGACGCTCCCACCATGATTGCCAAGGCGAAAAGAGCGAAGGCGCTCGGGGCTGACATCGTCCTCGGCGCGATGCATGCTGGCGACGAATATGTGAGCGTAGCGAATGCCCAGCAGAAGGAGGTGGCTCATGCACTCGTGGACAGCGGCCAGTTCACCATGATCTACGGCCACCACACGCACTCCGTGCTTCCCATCGAGAAGTACAAGGGCACATGGATCGTCTACGGTCTCGGCAACGGGATTACCGAACTCTCGCCCACGTACGTGGCGAACAACGAAGGCCTGCTGGTCCGCGCCCAGTTCAGCCAGGACACGGCCGGGAAGTGGACGGCATCCGACCTCGGCTGGGCGCCGTCGGTGATTGTCCGCGGGCCCTACCGCTGGTGTTCAGTAGCAGCAGATGCACCGCAGGGGGTCTGCGCCACCGCCGAGGCGGATGCGGCCACCAGACTCCGGACGAAGACGGTAGTGGAATCCATGGGCGCGGCCGCGGCCGGTGCCCACGAGCTGCTTATCACCAAGCAACCCTGA
- a CDS encoding M3 family metallopeptidase — protein MTNPLLRPSPLPFGLPPFAEINDAQYAEAVDAGLAEQLAEIQAIVDNPEPATFENTALAMERSGRLLERAAASFFTLVSADASEAIRELETELSPRFSAHQDAVYLNRGLFDRFDAVGTAGLDDESVRLVEEYLREFRQTGIQLDDAGQERLKAVNAELSRLGTEFGQRVKEAMKSGALLLTDVAELAGLPADDIASAAEAARTAGHEEKFLLTLIQPSNQPAMAALENRDVRRRLYEASIARGSNGDRLDVLDLVKSTVKLRAEKATLLGFANYAELVVDRQTAPDFGAVQTMLSRLAPAAVRNADTEAAALAEAAGHALEAWDWAYYSAKVRRERYAVDEQAIRPYFELDRVLVDGVFFAATSLYGITFHERTDLAGYHPDVRIWEVRNEDGTELGLFLGDYYTRDSKRGGAWMNSLVEQSALLGTKPVVINNLNISKPPAGEPTLLTLDELRTAFHEFGHALHGLFSDVTYPRFSGTAVPRDFVEYPSQVNEMWIMWPEVLANYARHHATGDPLPRDVVDRLNESRLWGEGFGTTEYLGAALLDLAWHLLDGSDIPDDALAFEAKSLAAAGVAHTLIPPRYRTGYFQHIFAGAGYAAGYYSYIWSEVLDAETVDWFKENGGLGRANGSHFRTELLSRGNSRDPLESFRTFRGRDAELGPLLKRRGLG, from the coding sequence ATGACTAACCCCCTGCTGCGTCCCAGCCCGCTGCCGTTCGGACTCCCGCCATTCGCCGAGATCAACGATGCCCAGTACGCCGAAGCGGTGGACGCCGGCCTCGCTGAGCAACTCGCAGAAATCCAGGCCATTGTGGACAACCCCGAGCCGGCAACCTTCGAGAACACCGCACTTGCCATGGAACGTTCCGGACGTCTGCTCGAGCGTGCCGCGGCGTCCTTTTTTACGCTTGTGTCAGCCGACGCCTCGGAGGCCATCCGTGAACTTGAGACGGAACTTTCCCCCCGCTTCTCCGCACACCAGGACGCTGTGTACCTGAACCGCGGACTTTTTGACCGCTTCGATGCCGTTGGCACCGCCGGACTGGATGACGAGTCTGTCCGGCTTGTGGAGGAATACCTCAGGGAGTTCCGCCAGACCGGCATCCAGCTCGACGACGCCGGACAGGAACGGCTCAAGGCCGTCAACGCCGAACTTTCACGGCTGGGCACCGAATTCGGCCAGCGGGTCAAGGAAGCAATGAAGTCAGGCGCGCTGCTTCTCACTGACGTGGCGGAACTGGCCGGGTTGCCTGCCGACGATATTGCCAGCGCTGCCGAGGCGGCCCGGACCGCCGGACACGAAGAAAAGTTCCTCCTCACCCTCATCCAGCCCAGCAACCAGCCGGCCATGGCCGCCCTCGAGAACCGGGACGTCCGCCGCCGCCTGTATGAGGCGTCGATAGCCCGCGGAAGCAACGGCGACAGGCTGGACGTGCTGGACCTCGTGAAATCCACGGTGAAGCTCCGGGCCGAGAAAGCCACGCTCCTGGGCTTCGCCAACTACGCGGAGCTGGTGGTTGACCGGCAGACCGCGCCGGATTTCGGGGCCGTGCAGACCATGCTCAGCCGGCTGGCACCGGCCGCCGTGCGCAATGCAGACACTGAGGCTGCCGCTTTGGCAGAGGCGGCCGGCCACGCCCTCGAAGCCTGGGACTGGGCGTACTACTCCGCCAAGGTCCGGCGTGAACGCTACGCCGTGGATGAGCAGGCCATCCGCCCCTATTTCGAACTGGACCGAGTGCTGGTGGACGGTGTGTTTTTCGCAGCTACCTCGCTGTACGGCATCACCTTCCACGAGCGCACGGACCTGGCCGGTTACCACCCCGACGTACGGATCTGGGAAGTCCGCAACGAGGACGGCACCGAGCTTGGACTGTTCCTGGGCGACTACTACACCAGGGATTCAAAGCGGGGCGGTGCCTGGATGAATTCCCTCGTGGAGCAGTCCGCCCTCCTTGGCACTAAGCCCGTGGTGATCAACAACCTGAACATTTCCAAGCCGCCGGCCGGAGAGCCCACGCTCCTCACTCTGGACGAGCTCCGCACCGCGTTCCATGAATTCGGCCACGCTCTCCACGGGCTGTTCTCCGACGTCACCTATCCACGGTTCTCCGGCACCGCCGTCCCCCGCGACTTTGTGGAATACCCGTCCCAGGTCAACGAAATGTGGATCATGTGGCCCGAGGTACTGGCCAACTACGCCCGCCACCATGCCACCGGCGATCCGCTCCCCCGGGATGTGGTGGACAGGCTCAACGAATCCCGGCTGTGGGGCGAGGGATTCGGCACCACCGAGTATCTGGGTGCAGCCCTGCTGGACCTCGCGTGGCACCTTCTGGATGGCAGTGACATCCCGGACGACGCACTCGCGTTCGAGGCCAAGTCACTCGCCGCCGCCGGTGTGGCGCACACCCTCATACCGCCGCGGTACCGCACGGGTTACTTCCAGCACATCTTCGCCGGTGCAGGCTATGCCGCCGGCTACTATTCCTACATCTGGAGTGAAGTCTTGGACGCCGAGACCGTGGACTGGTTCAAGGAGAACGGCGGGCTGGGCCGCGCCAACGGCAGCCACTTCCGTACGGAACTGCTGTCCCGCGGGAACAGCCGCGATCCGCTCGAGTCGTTCCGGACCTTCCGCGGGCGTGACGCCGAGCTCGGGCCGCTGCTGAAACGCCGCGGCCTCGGGTAG
- the pdxS gene encoding pyridoxal 5'-phosphate synthase lyase subunit PdxS — MSTPDVSSEAGKSANSVTGSNRVKRGMAEMLKGGVIMDVVNVEQARIAEDAGAVAVMALERVPADIRAQGGVSRMSDPDMIDAIIDAVSVPVMAKARIGHFVEAQILQSLGVDYIDESEVLTPADYTNHIDKWNFTVPFVCGATNLGEALRRINEGAAMIRSKGEAGTGDVSNATTHMRQIRAEIKKLAGLAEDELYVAAKELQAPYELVKEIASTGKLPVVLFTAGGIATPADAAMMMQLGADGVFVGSGIFKSGNPAQRAAAVVKATTFFDDPDVIAKASRGLGEAMVGINVDEIPQPHRLSERGW, encoded by the coding sequence GTGTCTACACCTGATGTAAGCAGCGAAGCCGGCAAGTCCGCGAACAGCGTGACGGGCAGCAACCGCGTCAAGCGCGGCATGGCAGAGATGCTCAAGGGCGGCGTCATCATGGACGTCGTCAACGTCGAGCAGGCCCGCATCGCCGAGGATGCCGGCGCCGTTGCCGTTATGGCGCTCGAGCGCGTTCCTGCCGATATCCGTGCCCAGGGCGGCGTATCCCGCATGTCCGATCCGGACATGATCGATGCGATCATCGACGCCGTGTCCGTGCCTGTCATGGCGAAGGCCCGGATCGGCCACTTTGTTGAAGCCCAGATCCTGCAGTCCCTCGGCGTCGACTACATCGACGAGTCCGAGGTCCTGACCCCGGCCGACTACACCAACCACATCGACAAGTGGAACTTCACGGTTCCCTTCGTCTGCGGTGCAACCAACCTTGGTGAGGCCCTGCGCCGCATCAACGAGGGCGCGGCGATGATCCGCTCCAAGGGTGAAGCGGGTACCGGCGACGTCTCCAATGCCACCACCCACATGCGCCAGATCCGCGCCGAGATCAAGAAGCTTGCGGGACTGGCGGAAGACGAGCTCTACGTCGCGGCCAAGGAACTGCAGGCCCCGTACGAACTCGTCAAGGAAATCGCCTCCACCGGCAAGCTTCCCGTTGTCCTGTTCACGGCGGGCGGCATTGCCACCCCGGCTGACGCAGCCATGATGATGCAGCTAGGCGCTGACGGCGTGTTCGTCGGCTCCGGTATCTTCAAGTCCGGCAACCCCGCCCAGCGCGCCGCTGCCGTTGTGAAGGCAACCACCTTCTTCGATGATCCCGACGTCATCGCCAAGGCCTCCCGCGGCCTGGGCGAAGCCATGGTCGGCATCAACGTGGATGAGATCCCGCAGCCGCACCGCCTCTCCGAGCGCGGCTGGTAA
- a CDS encoding CDP-alcohol phosphatidyltransferase family protein, whose amino-acid sequence MLNRHARGFFTALFSPLARWLLKIGVSPDAITIVGTAGVVAGALVFYPLGQLWWGTLFITAFIFSDVIDGIMARMQNGGGRWGNFLDSTLDRVADGALFAGLAIWFFTGGTDDAIAIAAVVCLVLGMVVSYARAKAEALGFEANVGIAERAERLVSVLVVTGFTGLGLPSIVLLVTLGLLALASLITIVQRVLTVHRQSLEVPE is encoded by the coding sequence ATGCTTAACAGGCATGCCCGCGGTTTTTTCACCGCGCTGTTCTCCCCGCTTGCCCGCTGGCTGCTCAAAATAGGGGTGTCGCCAGACGCGATCACCATCGTCGGCACTGCCGGCGTGGTGGCTGGCGCCCTGGTCTTCTACCCTCTCGGCCAGCTCTGGTGGGGAACGCTCTTCATCACCGCGTTCATTTTTTCGGATGTCATCGACGGCATCATGGCGCGCATGCAGAACGGCGGGGGGCGCTGGGGCAACTTCCTTGATTCCACCCTCGATCGTGTTGCCGACGGCGCACTGTTTGCCGGCCTCGCCATCTGGTTCTTCACCGGTGGAACGGATGACGCGATAGCGATTGCCGCCGTCGTCTGCCTTGTTCTTGGCATGGTGGTTTCCTATGCCCGGGCCAAGGCGGAGGCGCTCGGATTTGAGGCTAATGTGGGCATCGCCGAGCGCGCAGAACGGCTGGTCTCCGTCCTCGTGGTCACGGGCTTCACCGGCCTGGGACTGCCGAGCATCGTGCTGCTGGTGACGCTCGGGCTGCTCGCCCTGGCGAGCCTGATCACGATAGTTCAACGGGTACTCACGGTTCACCGTCAGTCGCTTGAAGTCCCCGAGTAA
- a CDS encoding HIT domain-containing protein, whose translation MQENTGADYPGDAGVTDDFGLAGVPDAFQRLWTPHRMAYIKGGQNQFKNQDDCPFCVAPSRSDEDSLIVFRGKTSYVVLNLFPYNPGHLLVCPYRHVPDYTDLSVEETADFAELTQTAMRVLRKVANPGGFNLGMNQGVVGGAGIAGHLHQHIVPRWGGDGNFFPIIAQTKAITQTLDEVRQQVAQAWPGESHA comes from the coding sequence GTGCAGGAGAACACAGGCGCGGACTATCCGGGCGACGCCGGCGTGACCGATGACTTCGGCCTTGCCGGAGTTCCGGATGCTTTTCAGCGCCTGTGGACTCCGCACCGGATGGCTTACATCAAGGGCGGGCAGAACCAGTTCAAGAACCAGGACGACTGCCCGTTCTGCGTCGCTCCGTCACGCAGCGACGAGGATTCGCTGATCGTTTTCCGCGGGAAGACCAGCTACGTGGTGCTGAACCTGTTCCCGTACAACCCGGGGCACCTCCTGGTGTGCCCGTACCGCCATGTTCCGGACTACACGGATTTGAGCGTAGAGGAGACCGCGGACTTCGCAGAGCTGACCCAGACGGCGATGCGCGTCCTCCGCAAAGTGGCAAACCCCGGCGGGTTCAACCTCGGGATGAACCAGGGTGTTGTGGGCGGCGCCGGTATCGCCGGCCACCTGCACCAGCACATTGTTCCCCGGTGGGGTGGGGACGGTAATTTCTTCCCGATCATTGCCCAGACCAAGGCCATCACGCAAACGCTTGATGAGGTACGTCAGCAGGTCGCCCAGGCCTGGCCCGGGGAGTCGCATGCTTAA